A stretch of DNA from Chloroflexaceae bacterium:
ATTATCGGCCAGCCGATCGATTTTCTTGGCATCAATACCTACACTCGTCTGTTTCATGCCTTCCACTGGCAAGAGCCGTTTCTGATGGCCAAGCAGGTGCCGGGGCTGCTGCCTAAGACCGCAATGGGATGGGAGATCTATCCCGATTGTATTGTCGAGGCATTGCAGAAGGCATGTGAATATACTTCCATTCCGCTCTATATTACCGAAAACGGCGCAGCATTCGATGACCCGCCACCCGGCCCTGCCGATCAGGTGGTTGAAGATCCTGACCNNNNNNNNNNCTGCGCGCTCACATCGAGGCCTGCCAGCGCGCGCTCGCGAAGGGGATTGATCTGCGGGGCTATTTTGTTTGGACGCTGCTCGATAATT
This window harbors:
- a CDS encoding family 1 glycosylhydrolase, with amino-acid sequence IIGQPIDFLGINTYTRLFHAFHWQEPFLMAKQVPGLLPKTAMGWEIYPDCIVEALQKACEYTSIPLYITENGAAFDDPPPGPADQVVEDPD